From one Marinobacter sp. LV10MA510-1 genomic stretch:
- a CDS encoding C45 family autoproteolytic acyltransferase/hydolase encodes MLPTTFCARSIETIDTQWQAVFNDYWPAYKAWYGQKKRADINPAELRQAQRQLLAVMPEMQPLYERFLEASNDCPVAAQFLTGHQPPAYLVSCSQAVLLNEEPLLIRNYDLSPDISENLVTQSNWLGQEIIGTNECLWGLNDGMNTSGLVASLTFGGSNKVGKGFGIPFIMRYVLQTCGNVRQAIKVLQRVPSHMAYNVTLVDRQGDFATVMLVPDQPAIVTRERCITNHQTQVTWPQQAVFSKTVERKQFLDELLAGKKIKEPQLRSAFLAAPLLSGNYQQQFGTVYTAVYKPLSGTMSYNWPGEKAWQHSFADFKASDKTVSLGKPAGLKVQENVTVVPANPTPYVESDYNLPASTRQQLLQSLVYLPASVVGQPEALETLKQRLRSEKSFCWKDYADQVARVWHYPVHSVCRPPAGRSAFRRHPGVSICGYALSARTAPNSASCRTPVSALKI; translated from the coding sequence ATGCTACCGACTACCTTCTGCGCACGTTCAATCGAGACGATCGATACGCAATGGCAAGCTGTTTTTAACGACTACTGGCCGGCTTACAAAGCCTGGTATGGGCAGAAAAAGCGTGCAGATATCAACCCGGCTGAACTCAGGCAGGCGCAGCGTCAGCTTCTGGCAGTCATGCCGGAAATGCAGCCGCTTTACGAACGCTTTCTGGAGGCGAGTAATGACTGCCCTGTTGCGGCTCAGTTTTTGACGGGGCACCAGCCGCCGGCCTATCTGGTGAGCTGTTCACAAGCGGTGTTACTCAATGAAGAACCGCTACTGATCCGCAACTATGACCTTAGCCCTGATATATCCGAGAACCTGGTGACGCAATCGAATTGGTTGGGACAAGAGATTATCGGCACAAATGAGTGCCTTTGGGGGCTGAATGATGGCATGAACACGTCAGGACTTGTCGCTTCGCTAACCTTTGGCGGCAGCAACAAGGTGGGAAAGGGTTTCGGCATCCCCTTTATCATGCGTTATGTGCTGCAGACCTGCGGGAACGTCAGGCAGGCTATAAAGGTGCTGCAACGGGTGCCTTCGCATATGGCCTACAACGTCACCCTGGTCGACAGGCAAGGGGATTTTGCCACCGTGATGTTAGTTCCTGACCAGCCCGCGATTGTTACTCGCGAACGCTGTATTACCAATCATCAGACACAAGTAACCTGGCCTCAGCAGGCGGTGTTTTCTAAAACCGTCGAGCGCAAACAGTTTCTGGACGAATTGCTGGCGGGCAAAAAAATAAAGGAGCCGCAGCTTCGCAGCGCCTTCTTAGCCGCGCCCCTGCTCTCTGGCAACTATCAACAACAGTTCGGTACGGTTTACACCGCTGTGTACAAACCATTGAGTGGAACCATGTCGTATAACTGGCCTGGGGAAAAAGCCTGGCAACATAGCTTTGCCGATTTCAAGGCGTCGGACAAAACGGTCAGCCTTGGAAAGCCAGCAGGTCTTAAAGTACAGGAAAACGTTACGGTGGTTCCTGCGAACCCGACACCGTATGTTGAGTCGGATTACAATTTGCCGGCGAGTACTCGCCAGCAACTGTTGCAGAGCCTGGTGTACCTGCCAGCCTCGGTGGTAGGGCAACCTGAGGCACTGGAAACACTAAAACAGCGCCTGCGGTCAGAAAAGTCGTTCTGCTGGAAAGACTATGCCGACCAGGTAGCCCGGGTTTGGCACTATCCTGTGCATTCAGTCTGTCGTCCGCCGGCAGGCCGATCAGCTTTTCGGCGGCACCCAGGGGTGTCAATTTGCGGATATGCTCTATCTGCCCGGACAGCTCCAAACTCTGCGTCATGTCGCACTCCGGTTTCAGCGTTGAAAATCTG
- a CDS encoding diguanylate cyclase domain-containing protein, producing the protein MNRHPSMVVILLALIGLAFCAALSRSLYLEENKSITAEFRADVTQLATAFEREVLLNLEILFALKASVGMMPEMNARLFEKLTRQILERSPAIKAFAWSPVVSQEDRSGFEQRQQSWYPGFALHGMPATASTIPAEELPWLAPVQFIEPIADNRPAIGFDLSSEEKRREALLAARETGKMVSTAAIELVQEQDNQKGLLIFAPLYRGVADTTAEDRAVRHYGFMNGVFRIGELVKQSIPTAIDSNILVQIVDRTDGAQEVIYSTGRSSDERWLRSLIHEIPLAPVAGRNWVVQAMPGATFVSARRGYLPLLVIGFGFSFIALLVFFAVRSLRQNAELNKTKRELEKISLTDALTELANRRHFDLYLEQEWLRALRQNQPISMVMLDIDSFKAFNDAYGHPLGDQCLKQVAQVLQQVVKRPTDLAARYGGEEFALVLPGTEDAAAVAEACRVAIQALGIVHEFSDVAPVITISAGVCSLTPTRKTSPALLIKQADAALYKAKEAGRNQVL; encoded by the coding sequence ATGAACCGGCATCCCTCAATGGTGGTGATTCTGCTCGCGTTAATTGGTTTGGCGTTTTGTGCCGCCCTCAGCCGTAGCTTGTACCTGGAGGAAAACAAAAGCATCACCGCAGAGTTTCGTGCGGATGTTACCCAACTTGCGACGGCGTTTGAGCGTGAAGTGCTGCTGAACCTTGAAATTCTGTTCGCCTTGAAGGCCTCTGTTGGCATGATGCCGGAGATGAATGCAAGGCTTTTTGAAAAGCTGACCCGGCAGATACTTGAACGCTCTCCGGCCATCAAGGCGTTTGCCTGGTCTCCGGTTGTCAGTCAGGAAGATCGGTCCGGGTTCGAGCAACGGCAGCAGAGTTGGTATCCCGGGTTTGCGTTGCATGGGATGCCCGCAACGGCTAGCACAATTCCAGCTGAGGAGCTGCCCTGGCTCGCTCCTGTGCAGTTCATCGAGCCTATAGCGGATAATCGGCCGGCTATCGGTTTTGACTTGTCGAGCGAGGAGAAACGGCGGGAGGCCCTGTTGGCCGCGAGGGAAACCGGGAAAATGGTCTCGACGGCTGCCATCGAGCTGGTGCAGGAGCAGGACAATCAAAAGGGCTTGCTGATTTTCGCGCCTTTGTACCGCGGTGTAGCCGACACCACTGCGGAGGACCGGGCGGTGCGCCATTATGGTTTTATGAACGGCGTTTTTCGGATTGGTGAACTGGTCAAGCAGTCGATTCCGACGGCGATTGACAGCAACATTCTGGTTCAGATTGTGGATCGCACAGATGGGGCCCAAGAAGTAATATACAGCACTGGCCGCTCCAGTGATGAGCGCTGGCTGAGAAGCCTGATTCACGAAATACCCCTTGCGCCCGTAGCGGGCCGAAATTGGGTGGTTCAAGCCATGCCCGGGGCGACGTTTGTGAGTGCTAGGCGGGGCTATCTACCTCTATTGGTCATTGGTTTCGGTTTTTCATTCATCGCATTGCTGGTGTTCTTTGCTGTGCGAAGCCTGCGGCAGAATGCCGAACTGAACAAAACCAAGCGCGAGCTGGAGAAGATTTCCCTGACCGATGCCCTGACGGAGCTTGCCAATCGCCGGCATTTTGATCTTTATCTTGAGCAGGAGTGGCTCAGGGCTTTACGCCAGAACCAGCCAATTTCGATGGTTATGCTGGATATAGATTCCTTTAAGGCATTTAATGATGCTTATGGTCATCCACTCGGTGATCAGTGCCTGAAGCAGGTCGCGCAAGTATTGCAACAGGTCGTAAAGAGGCCCACCGATCTGGCGGCACGCTACGGCGGTGAGGAGTTCGCTCTGGTGCTGCCGGGCACCGAGGATGCAGCGGCGGTCGCGGAGGCCTGTCGGGTTGCAATTCAGGCGCTTGGAATTGTTCATGAATTCTCGGATGTGGCGCCGGTGATTACCATCAGCGCCGGTGTTTGTAGTCTGACCCCGACCAGAAAAACGTCGCCTGCATTACTGATAAAACAGGCAGATGCTGCACTTTACAAAGCCAAGGAAGCCGGGCGCAATCAAGTACTGTAG
- a CDS encoding CAP domain-containing protein — translation MSKQATVIMSGSHYVMTFLCPRLSCALTLLIFIGFPGFLVAGDCEMDETDRSLLNSVNEARSQPRQCGNEDFNAVDPLSWSCKLEEAARGHSEDMAELEFFSHTGPEGSQISERVNDRNYRWSAVGENIAAGQNSVDEVVDGWLSSPGHCANIMSAKFTEMGAARIEAPGSQYSPFWTQVFARPR, via the coding sequence ATGTCGAAACAGGCCACGGTAATCATGTCGGGTTCGCACTATGTGATGACTTTCTTATGTCCCCGATTATCGTGCGCCCTTACTCTGCTAATTTTTATCGGATTTCCCGGTTTTCTTGTGGCCGGCGACTGCGAAATGGACGAAACCGATCGGTCTTTGCTGAATAGCGTGAATGAAGCTCGCAGTCAGCCAAGGCAATGCGGCAACGAGGACTTTAACGCCGTAGACCCGCTGTCCTGGAGCTGCAAGCTTGAGGAGGCCGCCCGAGGCCATTCGGAAGATATGGCGGAGCTGGAATTTTTTAGCCACACCGGCCCTGAAGGTTCTCAGATCAGCGAGCGGGTAAATGACAGAAATTACCGCTGGTCGGCGGTGGGTGAAAACATCGCAGCGGGCCAGAACTCTGTTGACGAGGTGGTTGATGGGTGGCTCTCAAGCCCAGGACACTGCGCCAATATCATGAGTGCCAAATTCACCGAAATGGGCGCGGCGAGGATTGAGGCGCCGGGCTCGCAATACTCCCCTTTCTGGACCCAGGTTTTTGCCCGGCCCCGTTAA
- a CDS encoding CHAD domain-containing protein: MRCRLNSTGNFGKQLKRLMQSINKEIALALLHACRVPETGVHEARKSCKEVRALLRLIRPQIGKTEYSRRQDHYKTISGKLSGSRDAAVRVKTWRELIKENAALQEQRYDAIDRFLSEQQKLNPLEVKGREFFMELALEVEAQSAAPKEWDLPKSLSTLMPNLKLIYQNARYAEKKANSSDEIEAFHQFRKRSKDLFYCLRVLRPMLGKGLKSKINKLEVMTELQGLANDQAVLLEYLADHRHEIDLDDEQWDLAEACIVAKLQALQKQTHKLAKRLLSDSPASFIKSL; the protein is encoded by the coding sequence ATGCGCTGTCGTCTCAATTCTACCGGTAACTTTGGCAAGCAGCTCAAGCGGCTGATGCAGTCAATTAACAAAGAAATCGCACTAGCGCTTCTGCACGCATGCAGGGTTCCAGAAACGGGTGTCCATGAGGCTCGAAAAAGCTGCAAAGAAGTGCGTGCTCTACTACGGCTGATTAGACCCCAGATTGGTAAAACCGAGTACAGCCGCCGGCAAGACCACTACAAAACAATTTCCGGGAAGCTTTCCGGCAGCCGAGACGCGGCGGTTCGTGTAAAAACCTGGCGGGAGCTGATAAAAGAAAACGCCGCGTTGCAGGAACAGCGATACGACGCCATTGACCGCTTCCTATCTGAACAGCAAAAACTCAATCCACTTGAGGTTAAAGGTCGCGAATTTTTCATGGAGCTGGCTCTAGAAGTAGAAGCTCAGAGCGCAGCTCCTAAAGAATGGGATCTTCCAAAGTCACTGTCGACACTTATGCCCAACCTCAAACTCATATACCAAAATGCCCGTTACGCCGAGAAAAAGGCGAATAGCTCTGACGAAATCGAAGCTTTTCACCAATTTCGAAAACGATCAAAAGACCTGTTCTACTGTTTACGCGTATTGCGCCCGATGTTGGGCAAAGGCCTGAAGTCAAAGATAAATAAGCTTGAAGTAATGACAGAACTTCAGGGCTTGGCCAATGACCAAGCCGTATTGCTCGAATACCTGGCAGATCATCGCCACGAAATTGATCTGGACGATGAACAATGGGACTTAGCCGAGGCATGTATCGTTGCGAAACTTCAGGCGCTTCAAAAGCAGACCCACAAACTGGCGAAACGCCTTCTTTCAGACTCACCAGCTTCCTTCATCAAGTCTCTATAG